The Mycobacterium paragordonae genome includes a region encoding these proteins:
- a CDS encoding heme oxygenase (biliverdin-producing): MRPRTAEAARPFSVAMKEGSTAEHEAAERSPFVSELLSGRVNRRGYADYLLRLRVIYEALEVAVRAHRDDPLVAAVYDPSLERLAAIDADLEYWAPGETRESDSAAALAYRHRLAGAPWGGALVAHHYTRYLGDLSGGQAIGRILNRTFELAGAGLAFYHFPVRPKPYKDAYRARLDALDLADDAIDRAVDEVRVAFSLNQALFDELAQNLPAYRH, from the coding sequence ATGCGACCAAGGACCGCCGAGGCGGCCCGCCCCTTCTCGGTCGCGATGAAGGAAGGGTCGACGGCCGAGCACGAGGCGGCCGAGCGCTCGCCTTTTGTCTCCGAATTGCTGTCCGGTCGCGTCAATCGGCGCGGCTACGCCGATTACCTGCTGCGGTTGCGAGTGATTTACGAGGCGCTGGAGGTCGCGGTGCGCGCCCACCGGGACGACCCGCTGGTTGCCGCCGTGTACGACCCGTCACTGGAACGCCTGGCAGCCATCGATGCGGATTTGGAGTACTGGGCACCGGGTGAAACGCGCGAATCCGACTCCGCCGCCGCGCTGGCGTATCGGCACCGGTTGGCCGGCGCCCCCTGGGGTGGAGCGCTGGTGGCTCACCATTACACCCGCTACCTGGGCGACCTCTCCGGCGGACAGGCGATCGGCAGGATTCTCAACCGCACGTTCGAATTGGCCGGAGCCGGCCTGGCCTTCTACCACTTCCCGGTGCGCCCGAAGCCGTACAAGGATGCCTACCGGGCCAGGCTCGACGCCCTCGACCTCGCCGACGACGCGATCGATCGCGCCGTCGACGAGGTGCGGGTCGCCTTCAGCCTGAACCAGGCGCTGTTCGACGAACTGGCCCAGAACCTACCGGCCTATCGGCACTGA
- a CDS encoding M15 family metallopeptidase translates to MAALIAASAAGQLALPAPPGGPAASRPVTALPVRPVGTTAPSGPGVPPLSQEAHAAEFVDVRVVVPDALVNLRYATTNNFTKTQLYPADARCLVHQSMAPGLTAAASALRAQGHVLVFWDCYRPHDVQVKMFQVVPNPAWVARPGPYATSHEAGRSVDVTYAGGRPQCPAQQLVSGICLADMGTDFDDFTSRATAFATQDVSVEAQANRKLLRDAMNYGGLTVYSGEWWHFDGPGAGVQRPILNVPLD, encoded by the coding sequence ATGGCTGCCCTGATCGCGGCGTCTGCTGCCGGCCAGCTTGCGCTGCCGGCACCGCCGGGCGGCCCGGCAGCCTCCCGGCCGGTCACGGCGCTGCCCGTCCGGCCCGTCGGTACCACCGCCCCGTCCGGTCCGGGCGTGCCGCCGCTGAGTCAGGAGGCGCATGCCGCTGAGTTCGTCGACGTCCGGGTCGTGGTTCCGGACGCGCTGGTCAACCTGCGATATGCGACGACGAACAACTTCACCAAGACGCAGTTGTATCCCGCCGATGCGCGCTGCCTGGTGCACCAATCCATGGCGCCCGGGTTGACGGCGGCGGCGAGCGCGCTGCGTGCGCAGGGTCACGTGCTGGTGTTCTGGGATTGCTACCGGCCACATGACGTTCAGGTCAAGATGTTTCAGGTCGTTCCGAACCCGGCCTGGGTGGCACGGCCCGGTCCGTACGCAACCAGCCACGAAGCGGGGCGTTCGGTTGATGTCACCTACGCCGGCGGGCGGCCGCAATGCCCGGCGCAACAGCTCGTCAGCGGAATCTGCCTGGCCGACATGGGCACCGACTTCGACGACTTCACCTCGCGGGCAACTGCTTTCGCCACCCAGGACGTCAGCGTCGAAGCGCAGGCCAACCGCAAGCTGCTGCGGGACGCGATGAACTACGGGGGACTGACCGTCTATTCGGGCGAGTGGTGGCATTTCGATGGTCCCGGCGCCGGTGTGCAACGCCCGATCCTCAATGTCCCGCTCGATTGA
- a CDS encoding CocE/NonD family hydrolase has product MTNALNGPQTTGRTYHNLSEPQHRRRRENNVPVAMRDGVTLLADVHRPDAQGRFPALLAASPYPRQMQDFGAPAGFIEAGVTDFWVPRGYAHVIANVRGTCGSGGTFGFFDAQERRDMYDLVEWVAAQPWCDGNVGMIGISYFAMSQLEAAVERPPHLEAIFPVAVTADLYEAASHHGLFSSSFVTPFLAMTGLTSERSDKLWRSLPVGLARRVLHTPRLHKKFATMNGESAVTMLRQLIKLPHNPHPWDELWLDAAVNHPTHDEWWDQRNLLPLLKEIDIPVYLGCDWENVPLHLPSTFAAWKGLSDNACVRMGMLDKFGLTWPWESMHTEALAWYDHWLKGRDTGILEGPPVRYFLPEAGEWRTAESWPPPEAAPREFALRADGVLSADEGEPGSRDYLALGAGLGRAKPSAIDPPALLTWTTAPLTEDLDLAGEFELRLVASATAIDTAWMVTLQDVAPDGEIADVTAGWLRASLREIDEAASRPGAPVLPCRNPQAVPIGQDVEYRIPLVPNARRFQSGHRIRLVLTSDDQDPSTPAIMDFRHASVGTSSRNTVRSSSRLLVPVIG; this is encoded by the coding sequence ATGACGAACGCGCTCAATGGCCCCCAGACCACCGGCCGCACATACCACAACCTCAGCGAGCCGCAGCACCGCCGCCGCAGGGAGAACAACGTGCCGGTCGCCATGCGGGACGGCGTCACGCTGCTGGCCGACGTCCACCGGCCCGATGCGCAGGGCCGCTTCCCCGCGTTGCTGGCGGCGTCGCCCTATCCGCGTCAGATGCAAGACTTCGGCGCCCCGGCGGGTTTCATCGAAGCCGGCGTCACCGACTTCTGGGTGCCGCGCGGCTACGCGCACGTGATCGCCAACGTTCGCGGTACCTGCGGCTCGGGCGGAACCTTCGGCTTCTTCGATGCCCAGGAGCGGCGGGACATGTACGACCTCGTCGAGTGGGTCGCCGCCCAGCCGTGGTGCGACGGAAACGTCGGCATGATCGGCATCAGCTACTTCGCGATGTCCCAGCTCGAAGCTGCCGTCGAGCGACCGCCGCACCTCGAGGCGATCTTCCCGGTCGCGGTGACGGCGGACCTCTACGAGGCCGCGAGCCACCACGGCCTGTTCAGCTCGTCCTTCGTCACGCCGTTCCTGGCGATGACCGGATTGACCTCCGAGCGCAGCGACAAGCTGTGGCGCAGTCTGCCGGTGGGTCTGGCCCGGCGGGTGCTGCACACGCCGCGGCTGCACAAGAAGTTCGCCACCATGAACGGCGAGTCCGCGGTCACCATGTTGCGTCAACTGATCAAACTGCCGCACAACCCGCACCCGTGGGACGAGCTGTGGCTCGACGCGGCGGTCAACCACCCCACACATGATGAGTGGTGGGATCAGCGAAACCTGTTGCCGTTGCTCAAAGAGATCGACATCCCGGTGTATCTGGGGTGCGACTGGGAAAACGTGCCGCTCCATCTGCCGTCGACGTTCGCCGCGTGGAAAGGCTTGTCGGACAACGCCTGCGTGCGGATGGGCATGCTGGACAAGTTCGGCCTGACCTGGCCGTGGGAGAGCATGCACACCGAAGCGCTGGCCTGGTACGACCATTGGCTGAAGGGCCGGGACACCGGCATCCTCGAGGGCCCGCCGGTGCGTTACTTCCTGCCCGAGGCCGGCGAGTGGCGCACCGCCGAATCCTGGCCGCCACCCGAAGCCGCGCCCCGGGAGTTCGCGCTGCGCGCCGACGGGGTCCTCAGCGCGGACGAGGGCGAGCCGGGCTCGCGTGACTACCTGGCCCTGGGCGCCGGACTGGGTCGCGCCAAGCCCAGCGCGATCGACCCGCCCGCGCTGCTGACCTGGACCACCGCCCCACTCACCGAGGACCTGGACCTGGCCGGTGAGTTCGAGCTGCGCCTGGTCGCATCGGCCACCGCAATCGACACCGCCTGGATGGTGACCCTGCAGGACGTGGCGCCCGACGGTGAGATCGCCGACGTGACTGCCGGGTGGCTACGCGCGAGCCTGCGGGAGATCGACGAGGCGGCCAGCCGTCCCGGCGCTCCGGTGTTGCCGTGCCGAAACCCACAGGCGGTGCCGATCGGCCAGGACGTGGAGTATCGAATCCCGTTGGTGCCCAACGCTCGACGGTTCCAGTCAGGCCACCGCATCCGGCTAGTGCTCACCAGCGACGACCAGGACCCGTCGACCCCGGCGATCATGGACTTCCGTCATGCGAGCGTCGGCACCAGCAGCCGCAACACCGTCCGCTCGTCGTCGCGGTTGCTGGTGCCGGTCATCGGTTAA
- a CDS encoding sensor domain-containing protein, which translates to MTSSMKGPIRGLVAGCVLLAVAACSHDGTSAHPSTPAVSRADALIVSIEEVRRIANYEELTAHSHADLRQPPAGDINAPGPCRAAGISDVTFGSGWSEFRSAGYHGITDDLKPGGPAMIQTVSQAVAVYPDSSTARGVLHQLDTSLQACAALGDPRYDFTIDRPDSATVRINARAWSHVYREKSAVLMSVGVLGLEPADQIARTILQTATERID; encoded by the coding sequence ATGACGTCATCGATGAAGGGGCCGATACGGGGTCTGGTTGCCGGTTGCGTGCTGCTGGCGGTGGCGGCGTGTTCGCATGACGGCACCTCGGCTCACCCCAGCACCCCGGCCGTCTCTCGCGCCGATGCGCTGATCGTCAGCATCGAAGAAGTGCGTCGTATCGCCAACTACGAGGAACTCACCGCGCATTCGCACGCGGATCTACGGCAGCCGCCAGCCGGTGACATCAACGCGCCGGGGCCGTGTCGTGCCGCCGGCATCAGCGACGTCACCTTCGGCAGCGGTTGGTCGGAGTTTCGCAGTGCGGGCTACCACGGCATCACCGACGACCTGAAGCCTGGCGGGCCTGCCATGATCCAGACCGTCAGTCAGGCTGTCGCCGTCTACCCCGACTCGAGCACTGCCCGCGGCGTGCTGCACCAACTCGATACGTCGTTGCAGGCGTGTGCCGCGCTGGGCGACCCGCGCTATGACTTCACCATCGACCGGCCGGATTCGGCCACCGTCCGGATCAATGCCCGCGCGTGGAGTCACGTGTACCGCGAGAAGTCCGCGGTGTTGATGTCGGTGGGGGTGTTGGGACTCGAACCGGCCGACCAGATCGCCCGGACCATCCTGCAGACGGCTACCGAGCGCATCGATTAG
- a CDS encoding methyltransferase domain-containing protein, protein MSEQPRAVYTHGHHESVLRSHRRRTAEDSAAYLLPHLKPGLSLLDIGCGPGTVTMDLATRVAPDGSVTAVEPTDGALNLAREEAQRRNATNVSFVTSDVHALDFPDDSFDVVHAHQVLQHVADPVQALREMRRVCLPGGVVAVRDADYAGFVWFPRIPLLDRWLELYEMAARENGGEPDAGRRLLSWARQAGFGDITPTAGMWCYATPETRDWWGGMWADRILQSDLARQLVHTGLANSDELQAISEAWREWAATPDGWLGIPHGEILCRA, encoded by the coding sequence ATGAGCGAGCAACCTCGAGCCGTCTACACGCACGGACACCACGAGTCGGTGCTGCGCAGTCATCGCCGCCGGACCGCTGAGGACTCCGCGGCATACCTGCTGCCGCACCTCAAGCCTGGGCTGTCGCTGCTCGATATCGGTTGCGGCCCAGGCACGGTCACGATGGACCTGGCCACCCGCGTGGCACCTGACGGATCGGTGACGGCCGTCGAGCCCACCGACGGCGCGCTGAACCTCGCACGCGAGGAGGCGCAGCGGCGCAACGCAACCAACGTCTCGTTCGTCACCTCCGACGTGCATGCGCTGGACTTCCCCGATGACAGCTTCGATGTCGTCCACGCGCATCAAGTGCTGCAGCACGTGGCCGATCCGGTGCAGGCGCTGCGCGAGATGCGACGGGTCTGCCTGCCGGGCGGCGTGGTCGCGGTTCGAGATGCCGACTACGCCGGGTTCGTCTGGTTTCCCCGCATTCCGCTGCTGGACCGTTGGCTCGAGTTGTATGAGATGGCGGCGCGTGAGAACGGCGGTGAACCCGACGCGGGCCGGCGGCTGTTGTCCTGGGCCCGGCAGGCCGGCTTCGGCGACATCACACCGACCGCCGGCATGTGGTGCTACGCGACGCCGGAAACCCGGGACTGGTGGGGTGGGATGTGGGCCGATCGGATCCTGCAATCGGACCTGGCACGCCAGTTGGTGCACACCGGCCTGGCGAATAGCGATGAGCTACAGGCCATTTCGGAGGCCTGGCGAGAGTGGGCGGCGACGCCGGACGGGTGGCTGGGGATCCCGCATGGCGAGATCCTCTGCCGCGCGTAG
- a CDS encoding GlsB/YeaQ/YmgE family stress response membrane protein, whose protein sequence is MVGTIVLALVVGAIIGLVARVVMPGKQNVGMIVTVLLGAAGGLLGSAIASHFGYSNANGGIAWIPFFIGVGLAVIFIAVYEAVTGRRTRTGTLR, encoded by the coding sequence ATGGTCGGAACAATTGTCTTGGCTCTTGTTGTCGGCGCAATCATCGGTTTGGTGGCGCGGGTTGTCATGCCGGGTAAGCAGAACGTCGGCATGATTGTGACGGTTCTTCTCGGCGCCGCGGGCGGATTACTCGGATCGGCTATTGCAAGCCATTTCGGATACTCCAATGCCAACGGTGGAATCGCCTGGATTCCCTTCTTCATCGGAGTGGGCCTGGCGGTCATCTTCATCGCGGTTTACGAAGCGGTCACCGGGCGCCGCACCCGGACCGGGACGCTCCGCTGA
- a CDS encoding IS30 family transposase: protein MPSGYPHSKWVRREFFDRVCGGVPVHRAAKAMGVSTTRAWIWWRDAGAMQLVNGGRNACGLANPGDWSRRPGGPGRRICGEERIEIMRLRDAGLCAAQIGQRLGRHRSTIGREFERNSLPDGDYHALMAHARAAERARRPKGFKLVDHPLCAAIEAWMEQGWSPKLIAEVLARDHPGDKLARVSHETIYQCLYVQTRGSLRADLNKCLSTKRASRKPRGRNTSRGVYSSGEEFTISDRPAEVADRAVPGHWEGDLIVGPNNSAIGTLVERSTRFTILLHLLGDRSAETVATAMIEAMKELPEHLRRSITWDRGSEMANWRDIQLQLGTPVYFCNPHSPWQRGSNENTNRLLRFWFQKGSDLSGYTKADLKHIQDTLNRRPRPTLNLDTPAQRLYVLLHQAA, encoded by the coding sequence ATGCCGAGTGGATATCCGCATTCGAAGTGGGTGCGTCGGGAGTTCTTTGATCGGGTGTGCGGCGGTGTGCCGGTGCACCGTGCCGCCAAGGCGATGGGCGTGTCGACAACGCGTGCGTGGATTTGGTGGCGTGATGCTGGGGCGATGCAGCTCGTCAATGGCGGTAGGAATGCTTGCGGTTTAGCAAACCCAGGTGATTGGTCAAGGCGGCCGGGAGGTCCGGGTCGCAGGATCTGCGGCGAGGAACGCATCGAGATCATGCGGTTGCGTGATGCAGGGCTCTGCGCTGCTCAGATCGGACAGCGTCTGGGGCGCCATCGCTCTACGATCGGTCGTGAGTTCGAGCGGAACAGCTTGCCTGATGGGGATTATCACGCGTTGATGGCGCATGCTCGAGCTGCTGAACGAGCGCGCCGGCCCAAGGGATTCAAACTGGTTGATCATCCACTGTGCGCGGCCATCGAGGCTTGGATGGAGCAAGGTTGGAGCCCCAAGCTCATCGCTGAGGTGTTGGCTCGTGATCATCCTGGTGACAAGCTGGCCAGGGTGAGCCACGAGACCATCTACCAATGCTTGTATGTGCAGACCCGTGGCAGTTTGCGCGCTGACCTCAACAAATGCCTGTCCACCAAACGAGCCAGCCGCAAACCGCGCGGTCGCAACACCAGCCGTGGGGTCTACAGCAGCGGTGAGGAATTCACCATCAGCGACCGCCCTGCCGAGGTCGCCGACCGTGCGGTGCCTGGTCATTGGGAAGGCGACCTGATTGTGGGGCCCAACAACAGCGCTATCGGAACCCTCGTCGAGCGCAGCACCCGATTCACTATCTTGCTGCACCTGCTTGGCGATCGCAGCGCCGAAACCGTCGCCACCGCAATGATCGAGGCGATGAAAGAATTGCCCGAGCATCTGCGGCGCTCGATCACCTGGGACCGAGGCAGCGAAATGGCCAACTGGCGCGACATTCAGCTACAGCTGGGGACCCCGGTCTATTTCTGTAACCCCCACTCACCCTGGCAGCGCGGCAGCAACGAAAACACCAACCGCCTCCTACGGTTTTGGTTCCAAAAAGGCAGCGACCTCAGCGGCTACACCAAAGCTGACCTCAAACACATCCAAGACACCCTCAATCGCCGACCCCGCCCCACCCTCAACCTCGACACCCCCGCCCAGCGCCTTTACGTCCTACTCCACCAAGCCGCCTAG
- a CDS encoding phosphate ABC transporter ATP-binding protein, whose protein sequence is MNGGRVVGPERALFVFEDVEVERDGVRALDGFDATVPEGGVTAVFGPSGSGKSTMLRLCNRLEVPTGGRVLFRGADIADLDPLRLRREVGMCFQRPTPFPGTVADNLHVAEPEATEAQMEQVLARVALTGSWLDRDATALSGGEAQRMCLARALIARPDVLLLDEPTSSEDAVAARVIEEAVRELADAGLSALWVSHNAEQVARIADRVLRIEDGRCLGITPVPADPGEVAR, encoded by the coding sequence ATGAACGGAGGTCGCGTGGTGGGACCCGAGCGGGCGCTGTTCGTTTTCGAGGACGTCGAAGTAGAGCGCGACGGCGTGCGAGCCCTGGACGGCTTCGATGCCACGGTGCCCGAGGGTGGGGTGACGGCAGTGTTCGGTCCCTCCGGATCGGGCAAGTCGACGATGCTGCGGCTGTGCAACCGACTGGAGGTGCCCACCGGTGGCCGGGTTCTGTTCCGGGGAGCCGACATCGCCGATCTGGATCCGTTGCGGCTGCGCCGCGAGGTCGGCATGTGTTTTCAGCGCCCGACCCCGTTTCCCGGGACCGTGGCCGACAACCTGCACGTTGCCGAACCCGAGGCAACTGAGGCGCAGATGGAACAAGTGCTGGCCCGGGTTGCGCTGACGGGCTCATGGCTGGACCGCGACGCGACCGCGCTCTCCGGAGGGGAGGCGCAACGAATGTGCTTGGCCCGCGCGTTGATTGCGCGACCTGACGTGTTGCTGCTCGATGAGCCCACATCATCGGAGGACGCCGTGGCCGCGCGGGTAATCGAGGAGGCGGTACGGGAACTGGCCGACGCGGGGCTGTCGGCGCTGTGGGTCAGCCACAACGCCGAACAGGTGGCCCGCATCGCCGACCGCGTGCTGCGCATCGAGGATGGACGCTGCCTCGGAATCACACCGGTCCCCGCGGATCCCGGGGAGGTGGCGCGATGA
- a CDS encoding cutinase family protein: MSVVGLTGSLGTAPRAAADPVCPDVDVVFARGTFEAPGVGATGQAFVDALNARLGGKTVGVDPVNYPASLDFGRAVDGVADASSKVEATAANCPNTKIVLGGYSQGAAVAAYTTTDSVPDGVALPDGIGPMPPGVAAKVAAVVLFAPPSDGFLHLVDRSAPPINIGALYAGKTLQLCADGDPVCAPGGRDRAAHSSYRDNGMANQAADFTRSKLSR; encoded by the coding sequence ATGTCCGTGGTGGGCCTGACCGGATCGCTGGGCACCGCGCCACGAGCGGCCGCCGATCCCGTCTGTCCCGACGTCGACGTCGTGTTCGCGCGCGGCACCTTCGAAGCTCCCGGAGTCGGCGCCACGGGTCAGGCGTTCGTCGATGCCCTGAACGCGCGCCTGGGCGGCAAGACCGTGGGCGTCGACCCGGTCAACTACCCGGCCTCCCTCGACTTCGGCCGGGCGGTCGACGGCGTCGCCGATGCCAGCAGCAAGGTCGAGGCCACCGCGGCCAACTGCCCGAACACGAAAATCGTCCTGGGTGGCTACTCCCAGGGCGCGGCCGTCGCCGCCTACACCACCACCGATTCAGTTCCCGACGGCGTTGCCCTGCCCGACGGGATAGGGCCCATGCCGCCAGGCGTGGCTGCCAAGGTCGCCGCCGTGGTGCTCTTCGCGCCCCCGTCCGACGGGTTCCTGCACCTGGTCGACCGCAGCGCGCCGCCCATCAACATCGGTGCGTTGTACGCCGGCAAGACCCTGCAACTGTGCGCCGACGGTGATCCGGTGTGCGCGCCCGGCGGGCGCGACCGCGCCGCGCACAGCTCCTACCGGGACAACGGGATGGCCAATCAGGCCGCGGACTTCACCCGCAGCAAGCTGTCGCGGTAA
- a CDS encoding ABC transporter permease yields MNGPVSWVGLAMSLALVAFAAGISLWQRLGLERQVLWAATRALIQLLIVGVALAWLLQPGRSLWWSWAWTAGMVLYAGDVARRRVPEVPRLGRLAVIAFAAAAVVTLGVVFGLRVFPLQSRTLVPIVGMMIGNSMTAVVLVARRLVDELRDKRDEVEARLALGQPSRQAATPYVRTALRSALTPQIESTKATGLVFLPGAMTGLILAGVPPLQAVLVQAVVMFLVLGSTATTTVVIALGLLRQIFTSDHRLRPLPRLPEVTPSRRRNNRSAA; encoded by the coding sequence ATGAACGGGCCGGTGTCCTGGGTCGGGTTGGCCATGTCGCTGGCGCTTGTCGCCTTCGCCGCCGGGATCTCGCTCTGGCAGCGGCTCGGCCTGGAGCGGCAGGTGCTCTGGGCCGCGACCCGGGCCCTGATCCAATTGCTGATCGTCGGGGTGGCCCTGGCCTGGCTGTTGCAGCCCGGCCGCTCGCTGTGGTGGTCCTGGGCCTGGACCGCGGGCATGGTTCTCTACGCCGGCGACGTCGCGCGCCGACGCGTCCCCGAGGTGCCCCGCCTTGGCAGGCTGGCCGTCATCGCGTTCGCCGCCGCCGCGGTGGTCACGCTGGGAGTGGTGTTCGGACTGCGGGTCTTCCCCCTGCAGAGCCGCACCCTGGTGCCGATCGTCGGCATGATGATCGGCAACTCCATGACCGCCGTGGTGCTGGTGGCCCGTCGGCTGGTCGATGAGCTGCGCGACAAACGGGACGAGGTCGAAGCCAGGCTCGCTCTGGGCCAGCCGTCGCGCCAGGCCGCCACCCCCTACGTCCGAACCGCCCTGCGCTCGGCGCTCACGCCGCAGATCGAGTCGACCAAGGCCACCGGGCTGGTCTTTCTGCCCGGCGCGATGACCGGTCTCATTCTGGCCGGCGTGCCACCCCTGCAAGCCGTGCTGGTACAGGCAGTGGTCATGTTTCTCGTCCTCGGATCGACCGCGACCACCACCGTCGTCATCGCCCTGGGTCTGCTGCGCCAGATCTTCACGTCCGACCATCGGTTGCGGCCGCTGCCCCGACTCCCGGAGGTCACCCCGTCGCGCCGGCGCAACAATCGGTCCGCAGCCTGA
- a CDS encoding PE family protein, giving the protein MTYVQTEPQVLASAAAGVASIRSSITEATAAAAHATGDMAAMAADEVSEAVANLFNAFAREGQAAMAQAAVFQDQFAHLLAAAGNSYASAEAANLSALAAPLTGGTSALTDAVAAGPYVTLVMGGSGTPIPPADFVANVVSRYVTPYFPAGVVKPLFLPAGEYPDSGIKDLTSDVSIARGVDILTTTIQQQLAAGKTVNVVGYSQSANIASLVMQQLNPTGTPSSLPVNFVLLGNSMNPNGGWDARFPGLTFPSLGFTALGAAPTNSFPTTSYTIEYDGWADFPRYPINILSDLNALFGMVTVHGGYDSLTAAQLNSAIILPTQGPTTSTYYMIPSQNLPLLEPLRYLPVIGDPMADVLQPILRPLINWGYGDPNYGWSTGPANVPTPFGFLPPPETTIALGPALLNGFQQGMLAGTTHLSTIGPPTSPALPSFSDIVSPLSAGPGTPALPSVTDLLREIQSANSQIVGSSTMALSTAYSTLLPTADIAAAALISLPSYDYNLFLDGLIQMVNGQPIEGLVNAIGNPIAANMGLLPFLAGLELASVAVAGDSIVTGTPFTGP; this is encoded by the coding sequence GTGACATACGTGCAGACAGAGCCGCAGGTGCTGGCGTCCGCGGCCGCGGGCGTGGCTTCCATTCGTTCGTCGATCACGGAGGCCACTGCGGCAGCGGCGCATGCGACCGGGGACATGGCGGCAATGGCCGCCGACGAGGTGTCCGAGGCGGTGGCCAACCTGTTCAACGCCTTCGCCCGTGAGGGCCAGGCGGCTATGGCGCAGGCCGCCGTGTTTCAGGACCAGTTCGCCCACCTACTGGCCGCGGCCGGAAACTCCTACGCCAGTGCGGAGGCCGCCAACCTGAGCGCGCTTGCCGCACCGCTGACCGGGGGCACGAGTGCGCTGACCGACGCCGTTGCGGCCGGCCCGTACGTCACCTTGGTCATGGGTGGCAGCGGAACACCCATCCCGCCAGCCGATTTCGTCGCCAACGTGGTCAGCAGGTACGTGACGCCCTACTTCCCCGCCGGGGTGGTGAAGCCACTCTTTCTGCCGGCGGGCGAGTATCCCGACAGCGGCATCAAAGATCTCACCTCGGATGTGTCGATAGCGCGCGGCGTCGATATCCTGACCACCACCATCCAGCAGCAACTCGCCGCTGGAAAAACCGTCAACGTGGTCGGCTACTCGCAGAGCGCCAACATCGCCTCGCTGGTGATGCAGCAGCTGAACCCCACCGGGACGCCCAGCTCACTACCGGTGAACTTTGTGCTGCTTGGAAATTCGATGAATCCCAACGGCGGTTGGGACGCCCGCTTCCCCGGCCTGACCTTCCCGAGTCTGGGATTCACGGCCCTGGGCGCGGCACCGACCAACTCCTTCCCGACCACGTCGTACACGATCGAATACGACGGCTGGGCCGATTTTCCGCGATACCCGATCAATATCCTGTCCGACCTGAACGCCCTCTTCGGCATGGTGACCGTGCACGGCGGATACGACAGTCTCACTGCAGCGCAACTCAATTCGGCGATCATCCTGCCCACCCAGGGACCGACCACCAGCACCTATTACATGATCCCGAGTCAAAACCTGCCGCTGCTGGAACCGCTGCGCTATCTCCCCGTCATCGGGGATCCGATGGCCGACGTACTGCAACCGATCCTCCGACCCCTGATCAACTGGGGGTACGGCGACCCGAACTACGGCTGGTCCACTGGACCCGCGAATGTGCCCACGCCATTCGGGTTCCTGCCGCCTCCCGAGACCACCATCGCCCTGGGGCCGGCCCTGCTCAACGGATTTCAGCAGGGGATGCTTGCTGGAACAACCCACCTGTCCACCATCGGACCGCCCACTTCGCCTGCGTTGCCGTCTTTTTCGGATATCGTCTCACCGCTTTCCGCGGGGCCGGGCACTCCGGCACTCCCCAGCGTCACCGACCTGCTGCGCGAAATACAAAGCGCGAACAGCCAAATCGTCGGGTCATCGACGATGGCTCTGTCGACCGCCTACTCGACGCTGCTGCCGACCGCGGATATCGCCGCTGCGGCGCTGATCTCACTGCCGTCGTACGACTACAACCTGTTCTTGGACGGGCTGATTCAGATGGTCAACGGGCAGCCCATAGAGGGACTGGTGAACGCGATCGGCAACCCGATCGCCGCGAACATGGGGTTGCTTCCGTTCTTGGCGGGTCTAGAGCTCGCCAGCGTGGCCGTGGCGGGGGATTCGATCGTGACGGGGACGCCGTTTACCGGTCCCTGA